In the genome of Populus alba chromosome 11, ASM523922v2, whole genome shotgun sequence, one region contains:
- the LOC118035048 gene encoding polyadenylate-binding protein-interacting protein 9, which yields MAAVAEIASEAAVAANNSSNTTTNKNDNNNNLDSERNPKSESEFTVQKLVDMFTKLNPLAKEFFPSSYNKNNPNQFHINNFPVLIKQSANDNFPKRRRNDFNQGRRRLNGRAYRAQREDSIRRTVYVSDIDQHVTEERLAGLFSGCGQVVDCRICGDPRSVLRFAFVEFAVEQGARAALNLGGTMLGYYPVRVLPSKTAILPVNPTFLPQSEDEREMCTRTVYCTNIEKKVSQAEVKNFFESICGEVTRLRLLGDHVHSTRIAFVEFAMAESAIAALNCSGMVLGSQPVRVSPSKTPVKPRVTRPALH from the exons ATGGCTGCGGTTGCTGAGATTGCCAGTGAGGCTGCAGTGGCTGccaacaacagcagcaacacCACAACCAACAAAAAtgataacaacaataatttggATTCAGAAAGAAACCCAAAATCAGAATCTGAATTCACTGTTCAAAAGCTTGTGGACATGTTCACCAAGTTGAATCCTTTGGCTAAGGAGTTTTTCCCATCATCTTACAATAAAAACAATCCAAACCAATTTCATATCAACAATTTTCCAGTGCTTATCAAGCAATCAGCCAATGACAACTTCCCTAAAAGG CGAAGAAATGACTTTAACCAGGGGAGGAGAAGGTTGAATGGGAGAGCTTATAGAGCCCAACGAGAAGACAGTATTAGACGAACAGTATATGTTTCTGATATTGATCAACAT GTAACCGAAGAGCGGCTTGCTGGCTTATTTAGTGGTTGTGGACAA GTTGTTGATTGCCGGATTTGTGGTGATCCGCGTTCAGTTCTTCGTTTTGCCTTTGTGGAATTTGCTGTTGAGC AAGGGGCAAGAGCAGCTTTAAACCTTGGCGGGACCATGCTAGGATACTATCCAGTCAGAGTGCTACCTTCAAAAACTGCTATCCTTCCAGTGAATCCTACATTTCTCCCTCAG TCTGAAGATGAACGGGAGATGTGCACTAGGACAGTCTATTGTACAAATATCGAAAAAAAG GTTTCTCAAGCTGAGGTCAAGAATTTCTTCGAATCAATATGTGGTGAG GTCACTCGCTTGAGGCTTTTAGGTGATCATGTGCATTCAACTCGTATAGCTTTTGTTGAATTTGCTATG GCAGAAAGTGCCATAGCTGCGCTGAATTGCAGTGGGATGGTCCTGGGATCCCAGCCTGTCAG ggTAAGTCCTTCAAAGACACCAGTGAAGCCACGAGTTACTCGCCCAGCATTGCATTAA
- the LOC118035039 gene encoding uncharacterized protein isoform X2: MDLKSKGMAWAGDIYQKFEIMCHEVDNVVKKSSGQAHPFMHPKHKHDLAPAAVLKRNAAIGARIIKSMIGVDDDHGHTSQAKQSPVELSDSDSMTKQLGKEFWELQFANQLAITSNSEELLEGEESESAPGIVDVTTESSDMSTEENAAEENSSEPEELESITRGNKEPFEASSEFANFSCENACGSLAEVSPVTSVRGEDFQCPQEVGTVCDSSADDSYSTGIIVSSSQMAFSLVSSEKAVAEMELVSPRSSIFRESHSLPANPLNNITTKLISSSNPCNVAGHDSDSSTMLMSSTSAQSDSSLVLLSSTSAPTVSCKIKAAEMGLAASNSVLSLVSIDDSAVDDLTESKMENIDLSDNVKLEESCVIVDDNLLYEVDRRNRKLRSYKKKIQDAFFAKKRLTKEYEQLAIWFGDLDDHDTMQRESSSSTTITLDPDPQTNSTQDSEWELL; this comes from the exons ATGGATTTAAAATCTAAAGGTATGGCATGGGCTGGAGACATTTACCAGAAGTTTGAAATAATGTGCCATGAAGTGGATAATGTTGTGAAAAAG TCCTCTGGGCAGGCGCATCCCTTCATGCACCCAAAGCACAAACATGATTTGG CTCCAGCAGCAGTCCTAAAAAGAAATGCTGCCATTGGTGCCCGTATTATTAAATCTATGattggtgttgatgatgatcatGGACATACTTCTCAAGCAAAGCAATCACCTGTGGAGCTTAGTGATTCTGATTCTATGACAAAGCAGCTAGGCAAGGAATTCTGGGAGCTTCAGTTTGCAAATCAATTGGCTATTACCAGCAATTCTGAAGAACTCCTTGAAGGGGAAGAATCTGAGTCAGCTCCTGGAATTGTTGATGTTACAACTGAGTCTTCTGACATGAGCACAGAAGAAAATGCAGCAGAGGAGAATTCCTCTGAACCTGAGGAGTTGGAGTCTATTACTCGTGGAAATAAAGAACCTTTTGAAGCATCCAGTGAATTTGCTAATTTTAGTTGTGAAAATGCATGTGGGTCTCTGGCTGAGGTTTCACCTGTTACTTCAGTTCGTGGTGAGGACTTCCAGTGCCCTCAAGAGGTGGGAACTGTATGTGATAGCTCTGCAGATGACTCTTACTCTACTGGTAttattgtttcttcttctcAAATGGCCTTTTCGTTGGTATCTTCTGAAAAAGCAGTAGCGGAGATGGAACTTGTATCCCCCAGAAGTTCCATATTCAGGGAATCTCATAGTCTGCCTGCGAACCCACTCAATAACATCACCACCAAATTAATATCTAGCAGCAATCCTTGTAATGTAGCTGGCCATGATTCTGACAGTTCCACCATGCTCATGTCTTCTACATCAGCTCAATCTGATAGTTCCCTTGTCCTCTTGTCGTCTACATCTGCTCCAACAGTTTCATGTAAGATCAAGGCAGCAGAAATGGGGCTGGCTGCCTCCAACAGTGTGCTGTCTTTGGTATCGATAG ATGACTCTGCTGTAGATGATTTGACAGAATCCAAAATGGAAAACATTGATTTGTCTGATAATGTAAAACTTGAGGAAAGTTGTGTCATTGTTGATGATAACCTGCTCTATGAAGTTGATCGTAGAAACCGTAAACTCAGATCATACaag aaaaaaatccaagatgCTTTCTTTGCGAAAAAGAGGTTAACCAAGGAGTATGAGCAGCTAGCAATTTGGTTTGGGGACCTTGATGATCATGATACAATGCAGCGGGAGTCGTCATCCAGTACCACCATCACCTTGGATCCCGATCCACAAACAAATTCGACACAAGACTCTGAATGGGAGCTCCTGTAA
- the LOC118035039 gene encoding uncharacterized protein isoform X3, with amino-acid sequence MDLKSKGMAWAGDIYQKFEIMCHEVDNVVKKAHPFMHPKHKHDLAPAAVLKRNAAIGARIIKSMIGVDDDHGHTSQAKQSPVELSDSDSMTKQLGKEFWELQFANQLAITSNSEELLEGEESESAPGIVDVTTESSDMSTEENAAEENSSEPEELESITRGNKEPFEASSEFANFSCENACGSLAEVSPVTSVRGEDFQCPQEVGTVCDSSADDSYSTGIIVSSSQMAFSLVSSEKAVAEMELVSPRSSIFRESHSLPANPLNNITTKLISSSNPCNVAGHDSDSSTMLMSSTSAQSDSSLVLLSSTSAPTVSCKIKAAEMGLAASNSVLSLVSIGCSDDSAVDDLTESKMENIDLSDNVKLEESCVIVDDNLLYEVDRRNRKLRSYKKKIQDAFFAKKRLTKEYEQLAIWFGDLDDHDTMQRESSSSTTITLDPDPQTNSTQDSEWELL; translated from the exons ATGGATTTAAAATCTAAAGGTATGGCATGGGCTGGAGACATTTACCAGAAGTTTGAAATAATGTGCCATGAAGTGGATAATGTTGTGAAAAAG GCGCATCCCTTCATGCACCCAAAGCACAAACATGATTTGG CTCCAGCAGCAGTCCTAAAAAGAAATGCTGCCATTGGTGCCCGTATTATTAAATCTATGattggtgttgatgatgatcatGGACATACTTCTCAAGCAAAGCAATCACCTGTGGAGCTTAGTGATTCTGATTCTATGACAAAGCAGCTAGGCAAGGAATTCTGGGAGCTTCAGTTTGCAAATCAATTGGCTATTACCAGCAATTCTGAAGAACTCCTTGAAGGGGAAGAATCTGAGTCAGCTCCTGGAATTGTTGATGTTACAACTGAGTCTTCTGACATGAGCACAGAAGAAAATGCAGCAGAGGAGAATTCCTCTGAACCTGAGGAGTTGGAGTCTATTACTCGTGGAAATAAAGAACCTTTTGAAGCATCCAGTGAATTTGCTAATTTTAGTTGTGAAAATGCATGTGGGTCTCTGGCTGAGGTTTCACCTGTTACTTCAGTTCGTGGTGAGGACTTCCAGTGCCCTCAAGAGGTGGGAACTGTATGTGATAGCTCTGCAGATGACTCTTACTCTACTGGTAttattgtttcttcttctcAAATGGCCTTTTCGTTGGTATCTTCTGAAAAAGCAGTAGCGGAGATGGAACTTGTATCCCCCAGAAGTTCCATATTCAGGGAATCTCATAGTCTGCCTGCGAACCCACTCAATAACATCACCACCAAATTAATATCTAGCAGCAATCCTTGTAATGTAGCTGGCCATGATTCTGACAGTTCCACCATGCTCATGTCTTCTACATCAGCTCAATCTGATAGTTCCCTTGTCCTCTTGTCGTCTACATCTGCTCCAACAGTTTCATGTAAGATCAAGGCAGCAGAAATGGGGCTGGCTGCCTCCAACAGTGTGCTGTCTTTGGTATCGATAG GATGTTCAGATGACTCTGCTGTAGATGATTTGACAGAATCCAAAATGGAAAACATTGATTTGTCTGATAATGTAAAACTTGAGGAAAGTTGTGTCATTGTTGATGATAACCTGCTCTATGAAGTTGATCGTAGAAACCGTAAACTCAGATCATACaag aaaaaaatccaagatgCTTTCTTTGCGAAAAAGAGGTTAACCAAGGAGTATGAGCAGCTAGCAATTTGGTTTGGGGACCTTGATGATCATGATACAATGCAGCGGGAGTCGTCATCCAGTACCACCATCACCTTGGATCCCGATCCACAAACAAATTCGACACAAGACTCTGAATGGGAGCTCCTGTAA
- the LOC118035039 gene encoding uncharacterized protein isoform X4 — MIGVDDDHGHTSQAKQSPVELSDSDSMTKQLGKEFWELQFANQLAITSNSEELLEGEESESAPGIVDVTTESSDMSTEENAAEENSSEPEELESITRGNKEPFEASSEFANFSCENACGSLAEVSPVTSVRGEDFQCPQEVGTVCDSSADDSYSTGIIVSSSQMAFSLVSSEKAVAEMELVSPRSSIFRESHSLPANPLNNITTKLISSSNPCNVAGHDSDSSTMLMSSTSAQSDSSLVLLSSTSAPTVSCKIKAAEMGLAASNSVLSLVSIGCSDDSAVDDLTESKMENIDLSDNVKLEESCVIVDDNLLYEVDRRNRKLRSYKKKIQDAFFAKKRLTKEYEQLAIWFGDLDDHDTMQRESSSSTTITLDPDPQTNSTQDSEWELL; from the exons ATGattggtgttgatgatgatcatGGACATACTTCTCAAGCAAAGCAATCACCTGTGGAGCTTAGTGATTCTGATTCTATGACAAAGCAGCTAGGCAAGGAATTCTGGGAGCTTCAGTTTGCAAATCAATTGGCTATTACCAGCAATTCTGAAGAACTCCTTGAAGGGGAAGAATCTGAGTCAGCTCCTGGAATTGTTGATGTTACAACTGAGTCTTCTGACATGAGCACAGAAGAAAATGCAGCAGAGGAGAATTCCTCTGAACCTGAGGAGTTGGAGTCTATTACTCGTGGAAATAAAGAACCTTTTGAAGCATCCAGTGAATTTGCTAATTTTAGTTGTGAAAATGCATGTGGGTCTCTGGCTGAGGTTTCACCTGTTACTTCAGTTCGTGGTGAGGACTTCCAGTGCCCTCAAGAGGTGGGAACTGTATGTGATAGCTCTGCAGATGACTCTTACTCTACTGGTAttattgtttcttcttctcAAATGGCCTTTTCGTTGGTATCTTCTGAAAAAGCAGTAGCGGAGATGGAACTTGTATCCCCCAGAAGTTCCATATTCAGGGAATCTCATAGTCTGCCTGCGAACCCACTCAATAACATCACCACCAAATTAATATCTAGCAGCAATCCTTGTAATGTAGCTGGCCATGATTCTGACAGTTCCACCATGCTCATGTCTTCTACATCAGCTCAATCTGATAGTTCCCTTGTCCTCTTGTCGTCTACATCTGCTCCAACAGTTTCATGTAAGATCAAGGCAGCAGAAATGGGGCTGGCTGCCTCCAACAGTGTGCTGTCTTTGGTATCGATAG GATGTTCAGATGACTCTGCTGTAGATGATTTGACAGAATCCAAAATGGAAAACATTGATTTGTCTGATAATGTAAAACTTGAGGAAAGTTGTGTCATTGTTGATGATAACCTGCTCTATGAAGTTGATCGTAGAAACCGTAAACTCAGATCATACaag aaaaaaatccaagatgCTTTCTTTGCGAAAAAGAGGTTAACCAAGGAGTATGAGCAGCTAGCAATTTGGTTTGGGGACCTTGATGATCATGATACAATGCAGCGGGAGTCGTCATCCAGTACCACCATCACCTTGGATCCCGATCCACAAACAAATTCGACACAAGACTCTGAATGGGAGCTCCTGTAA
- the LOC118035039 gene encoding uncharacterized protein isoform X1, protein MDLKSKGMAWAGDIYQKFEIMCHEVDNVVKKSSGQAHPFMHPKHKHDLAPAAVLKRNAAIGARIIKSMIGVDDDHGHTSQAKQSPVELSDSDSMTKQLGKEFWELQFANQLAITSNSEELLEGEESESAPGIVDVTTESSDMSTEENAAEENSSEPEELESITRGNKEPFEASSEFANFSCENACGSLAEVSPVTSVRGEDFQCPQEVGTVCDSSADDSYSTGIIVSSSQMAFSLVSSEKAVAEMELVSPRSSIFRESHSLPANPLNNITTKLISSSNPCNVAGHDSDSSTMLMSSTSAQSDSSLVLLSSTSAPTVSCKIKAAEMGLAASNSVLSLVSIGCSDDSAVDDLTESKMENIDLSDNVKLEESCVIVDDNLLYEVDRRNRKLRSYKKKIQDAFFAKKRLTKEYEQLAIWFGDLDDHDTMQRESSSSTTITLDPDPQTNSTQDSEWELL, encoded by the exons ATGGATTTAAAATCTAAAGGTATGGCATGGGCTGGAGACATTTACCAGAAGTTTGAAATAATGTGCCATGAAGTGGATAATGTTGTGAAAAAG TCCTCTGGGCAGGCGCATCCCTTCATGCACCCAAAGCACAAACATGATTTGG CTCCAGCAGCAGTCCTAAAAAGAAATGCTGCCATTGGTGCCCGTATTATTAAATCTATGattggtgttgatgatgatcatGGACATACTTCTCAAGCAAAGCAATCACCTGTGGAGCTTAGTGATTCTGATTCTATGACAAAGCAGCTAGGCAAGGAATTCTGGGAGCTTCAGTTTGCAAATCAATTGGCTATTACCAGCAATTCTGAAGAACTCCTTGAAGGGGAAGAATCTGAGTCAGCTCCTGGAATTGTTGATGTTACAACTGAGTCTTCTGACATGAGCACAGAAGAAAATGCAGCAGAGGAGAATTCCTCTGAACCTGAGGAGTTGGAGTCTATTACTCGTGGAAATAAAGAACCTTTTGAAGCATCCAGTGAATTTGCTAATTTTAGTTGTGAAAATGCATGTGGGTCTCTGGCTGAGGTTTCACCTGTTACTTCAGTTCGTGGTGAGGACTTCCAGTGCCCTCAAGAGGTGGGAACTGTATGTGATAGCTCTGCAGATGACTCTTACTCTACTGGTAttattgtttcttcttctcAAATGGCCTTTTCGTTGGTATCTTCTGAAAAAGCAGTAGCGGAGATGGAACTTGTATCCCCCAGAAGTTCCATATTCAGGGAATCTCATAGTCTGCCTGCGAACCCACTCAATAACATCACCACCAAATTAATATCTAGCAGCAATCCTTGTAATGTAGCTGGCCATGATTCTGACAGTTCCACCATGCTCATGTCTTCTACATCAGCTCAATCTGATAGTTCCCTTGTCCTCTTGTCGTCTACATCTGCTCCAACAGTTTCATGTAAGATCAAGGCAGCAGAAATGGGGCTGGCTGCCTCCAACAGTGTGCTGTCTTTGGTATCGATAG GATGTTCAGATGACTCTGCTGTAGATGATTTGACAGAATCCAAAATGGAAAACATTGATTTGTCTGATAATGTAAAACTTGAGGAAAGTTGTGTCATTGTTGATGATAACCTGCTCTATGAAGTTGATCGTAGAAACCGTAAACTCAGATCATACaag aaaaaaatccaagatgCTTTCTTTGCGAAAAAGAGGTTAACCAAGGAGTATGAGCAGCTAGCAATTTGGTTTGGGGACCTTGATGATCATGATACAATGCAGCGGGAGTCGTCATCCAGTACCACCATCACCTTGGATCCCGATCCACAAACAAATTCGACACAAGACTCTGAATGGGAGCTCCTGTAA
- the LOC118035036 gene encoding malate dehydrogenase, mitochondrial — translation MMLRSIKSLATSPSSHILRRGYASEAVPDRKVAVLGAAGGIGQPLALLMKLNPLVSSLALYDIANTPGVAADVGHINTRSEVSGYSGEAELGKALEGADVVIIPAGVPRKPGMTRDDLFNINAGIVKGLCQAIAKYCPHALVNMISNPVNSTVPIAAEVFKKAGTYDPKRLFGVTTLDVVRAKTFYAGKAKVPVAEVNVPVVGGHAGITILPLFSQATPKANLSDAEITALTKRTQDGGTEVVEAKAGKGSATLSMAYAGAIFADACLKGLNGAPDVVECSYVQSTITELPFFASKVRLGKNGVEEVLGLGPLSDYEKEGLEKLKPELQSSIEKGIKFANQ, via the exons atgatgttgAGATCCATCAAATCCCTAGCAACCTCTCCATCATCCCACATCCTCCGCCGTGGCTATGCCTCTGAGGCCGTTCCCGACCGCAAGGTTGCTGTCCTCGGTGCAGCTGGAGGTATCGGTCAACCACTTGCCCTTCTCATGAAGCTTAATCCTCTCGTCTCCAGCCTCGCTCTCTATGATATTGCTAACACTCCCGGTGTCGCCGCCGATGTCGGCCACATCAACACCAGATCTGAG GTTTCTGGGTATTCAGGTGAAGCTGAATTGGGGAAAGCCTTGGAGGGAGCTGATGTTGTAATCATTCCAGCTGGTGTGCCAAGGAAGCCGGGAATGACCCGTGACGATCTCTTCAACATCAATGCTGGGATTGTAAAGGGTCTCTGTCAAGCAATTGCCAAGTACTGCCCTCAC GCACTTGTTAATATGATCAGCAACCCAGTGAACTCAACAGTCCCTATTGCTGCTGAGGTTTTTAAGAAAGCAGGAACCTATGACCCGAAAAGGTTGTTTGGTGTGACTACCCTTGATGTTGTTAGGGCCAAGACATTCTATGCTGGAAAGGCCAAGGTGCCAGTTGCAG AGGTTAATGTACCAGTTGTTGGTGGCCATGCAGGCATAACCATTCTCCCACTATTTTCACAA gcAACACCAAAAGCCAATTTATCTGATGCAGAGATTACTGCTCTTACAAAGAGAACTCAAGATGGAGGGACGGAAGTTGTGGAAGCCAAGGCTGGAAAGGGCTCTGCAACTTTGTCAATGGC CTATGCTGGAGCCATTTTTGCTGATGCGTGCTTGAAGGGGCTCAATGGAGCTCCAGATGTGGTTGAATGTTCGTATGTGCAATCAACTATCACTGAACTTCCTTTCTTCGCTTCTAAG GTGAGGCTCGGAAAGAACGGCGTGGAGGAAGTTTTGGGGCTAGGTCCTCTCTCTGACTATGAAAAGGAAGGTTTAGAAAAGTTGAAGCCTGAACTCCAATCATCTATTGAGAAGGGAATCAAATTTGCCAACCAGTAA